A genomic segment from Actinomycetota bacterium encodes:
- a CDS encoding acyltransferase, producing the protein MRKGAALGGCSREAVEAVREVEKVQGLEAEDRPRGWRWLTRTVRFVISRRMYTPRYWVFLYRFLRFKVLHPRVETEGFIFLPRRYEVVLKKGGRIRIGRWVWIGRNNAIRCHEGELYIGDNTIFGTDNTVNCYAGVYIGPECLFADSVYIVDFDHNYWDPVISIRSQGITKKPIRLEGDIWVGEKVTILRGVTVGRGSVIGAMSLVNRDVPPYAVVGGVPARVIGWRPRPVDREAVEARPGADAAGEGHGAGR; encoded by the coding sequence ATGCGAAAGGGGGCCGCCTTGGGGGGCTGCAGCCGGGAGGCCGTGGAGGCCGTGCGGGAGGTGGAGAAGGTTCAGGGCCTGGAGGCCGAGGACCGTCCCCGAGGCTGGAGATGGCTCACCCGCACCGTCCGTTTCGTGATCTCCAGGCGCATGTACACCCCGCGCTATTGGGTTTTCCTCTACCGTTTCCTGCGCTTCAAGGTCCTGCATCCCAGGGTGGAGACGGAGGGTTTCATCTTCCTTCCCCGCCGCTACGAGGTGGTGCTCAAGAAGGGGGGGCGCATAAGAATCGGGCGCTGGGTGTGGATAGGCCGGAACAATGCCATACGCTGCCACGAGGGGGAGCTGTACATCGGGGATAACACCATCTTCGGAACGGACAACACGGTGAACTGCTACGCCGGGGTGTACATCGGGCCGGAATGCCTCTTCGCCGACTCGGTGTACATCGTGGATTTCGACCACAACTACTGGGACCCGGTAATCTCCATACGCTCCCAGGGCATCACCAAGAAGCCCATCCGCCTGGAGGGGGACATCTGGGTGGGGGAGAAGGTGACCATCCTGCGGGGGGTCACCGTGGGAAGGGGCTCGGTCATCGGGGCCATGAGCCTGGTGAACCGGGATGTACCTCCTTACGCGGTGGTGGGGGGAGTGCCAGCGCGGGTCATCGGCTGGAGGCCCCGGCCCGTGGACCGCGAGGCGGTGGAGGCAAGGCCCGGGGCGGATGCGGCGGGGGAGGGACATGGTGCTGGGAGATGA
- a CDS encoding class I SAM-dependent methyltransferase, with protein sequence MDVKEANLVFHDETSREYDRKWAIRFDDDMARFVLSKFELGLGGPFPRGVKVMEIGCGTGYAMLNLGLAGVLDEAWGCDISQGMLDVCRENAERLGIKVHLQQADAEKLPYEDESFDLVIGHAVLHHLPDLRASLREIHRVLKPGGKCVVAGEPTVAGHRLARVAKDLASFGIRWYARLGGRLGKRRVELRRYDAAGSPEDHELQELEFMVDIHNFRPRELCALAREVGFREVRYECEELCSSFIGWMIRTVEGSVSEENITDRWRWGAYNTYKRARALDRVLYRYLPRDWFYNLIICLGK encoded by the coding sequence ATGGATGTCAAGGAAGCCAACCTGGTCTTCCACGACGAGACCAGCCGGGAATACGACCGCAAGTGGGCCATCCGCTTCGACGACGACATGGCCCGCTTCGTGCTCTCCAAGTTCGAGCTGGGCCTGGGAGGACCTTTCCCCCGCGGGGTGAAGGTCATGGAGATCGGGTGCGGCACGGGATACGCCATGCTCAACCTGGGTCTGGCGGGGGTCCTGGACGAGGCCTGGGGATGCGACATATCCCAGGGCATGCTCGACGTCTGCCGGGAGAACGCCGAGCGGCTGGGCATCAAGGTCCACCTCCAGCAGGCGGATGCCGAGAAGCTCCCCTACGAGGACGAATCCTTCGACCTGGTCATCGGCCACGCCGTGCTCCACCACCTCCCCGACCTGAGGGCTTCCCTCCGGGAGATCCACCGCGTGCTCAAGCCGGGGGGGAAATGCGTGGTGGCCGGTGAACCCACGGTGGCCGGGCACCGGCTGGCCCGGGTGGCCAAGGACCTGGCCTCCTTCGGCATAAGGTGGTACGCGCGACTGGGCGGCCGGCTGGGAAAGAGAAGGGTGGAGCTGCGCCGCTACGACGCCGCGGGGTCTCCGGAGGACCACGAGCTCCAGGAGCTGGAGTTCATGGTGGACATCCACAACTTCCGCCCCCGCGAGCTCTGCGCCCTGGCCCGCGAGGTGGGTTTCCGCGAGGTCCGGTACGAGTGCGAGGAGCTGTGCTCCAGCTTCATCGGCTGGATGATACGGACCGTGGAGGGGAGCGTCAGCGAGGAGAACATCACCGACCGCTGGAGGTGGGGGGCCTACAACACCTACAAGAGGGCCCGCGCCCTGGACCGCGTGCTCTACCGGTATCTTCCCCGCGACTGGTTCTACAACCTGATCATCTGCCTCGGGAAGTGA
- a CDS encoding NusG domain II-containing protein has product MSNAGRSGRWAASLKRWWAPGDVILVLAVGFLSVFLILHGASRAGGSNLKVRVLADGRKVAELDLPQGKRSLAVDGYQGKSYLEIEGWRVRMVDSACPDKLCVRTGWISRPGESIVCLPNRVVIEVVSGEGGPDVVNR; this is encoded by the coding sequence ATGAGTAACGCCGGGCGGTCCGGGCGGTGGGCTGCGTCGCTCAAGAGGTGGTGGGCTCCGGGCGACGTGATCCTGGTCCTGGCCGTGGGATTCCTGAGCGTCTTCCTCATCCTGCACGGCGCCAGCCGGGCGGGAGGGTCGAACCTCAAGGTGCGCGTCCTGGCCGACGGCCGGAAGGTGGCCGAACTGGACCTTCCGCAGGGAAAGCGATCCCTGGCCGTGGACGGTTACCAGGGGAAGAGTTACCTGGAGATCGAGGGCTGGAGGGTGCGCATGGTGGACTCCGCCTGCCCGGACAAACTGTGCGTGCGCACGGGATGGATATCCCGTCCCGGGGAGAGCATCGTCTGCCTTCCCAACCGGGTGGTCATCGAGGTGGTGAGCGGCGAAGGTGGCCCCGATGTCGTCAACCGCTGA
- a CDS encoding Gx transporter family protein, which yields MSSTAELSPLHGIPPSDRRAYLISRLGLLVTLGLVLQILEGMLPPILPLPGAKLGLANLATLVALFVLGPWEALVVNLLRCLLGGLLRGSFVGLTISLAAGTAATLVMMAVYVARPPGMTLTGLSIAGAVSHNAAQLGVAVWLVGFPGLTHYLPFLLLLALPTGFLVGVLARRLLLSLGPLSSFSAVPSRRARGSGDAQRVNLQGRPPALPASLQAEPIPNEREGRAGREGKPAVLLEGVTMWFPGREDRPALADLNLRVEEGEFVALTGLNGSGKSTLCRLVNGLLLPGRGRVLVYGLDTSEPGDLREIRRRVGMILQDPDHQVVGATVEDDVAFGPENLGLPREEIALRVEEALRLAGVAHLRDRQPHLLSLGEKKRVALAGVLAMRPRIILSDESTSMLDPAGRAEFLDLLQRWREEWIITLLHVTHRPEEFLLADRLVLLEEGRVSFDGPPQLFLSRPELRDRIAASEPEPLLLSRELRKKGWTLPEYPRGVDDILEGLWASP from the coding sequence ATGTCGTCAACCGCTGAGCTGAGCCCTCTCCACGGGATACCCCCCTCCGACCGCCGTGCCTACTTGATCAGTCGCCTGGGCCTGCTGGTGACCCTGGGCCTGGTGCTGCAGATCCTTGAGGGCATGCTGCCTCCCATTCTTCCCCTGCCCGGCGCCAAGCTGGGGCTGGCCAACCTGGCCACCCTGGTAGCCCTCTTCGTCCTGGGACCCTGGGAAGCCCTGGTCGTCAACCTGCTCCGCTGCCTTCTGGGCGGGCTGCTGCGGGGAAGTTTTGTGGGCCTGACCATAAGCCTGGCCGCCGGAACGGCCGCCACCCTGGTGATGATGGCCGTATACGTCGCAAGGCCCCCGGGGATGACCCTCACGGGACTGAGCATCGCCGGCGCCGTTTCCCACAACGCCGCACAGCTGGGGGTAGCCGTATGGCTAGTGGGTTTTCCGGGCCTTACACACTACCTTCCCTTCCTCCTCCTCCTGGCCCTGCCCACCGGCTTTCTGGTCGGCGTGCTGGCCCGCAGGTTGCTCCTGTCCCTGGGCCCCCTGTCCTCATTCTCCGCGGTTCCGTCTCGCCGCGCCCGCGGCAGTGGGGACGCCCAACGGGTTAACCTGCAGGGGAGGCCGCCCGCGCTTCCGGCCTCCCTCCAGGCGGAACCAATCCCCAATGAAAGGGAAGGAAGGGCCGGGCGGGAAGGCAAACCGGCCGTCCTCCTGGAAGGGGTTACCATGTGGTTTCCCGGGAGGGAGGATCGCCCAGCCCTCGCCGACCTCAACCTGCGGGTGGAGGAAGGGGAGTTCGTGGCGCTCACGGGGCTCAACGGTTCCGGGAAATCCACCCTCTGCCGCCTGGTGAACGGACTCCTGCTTCCCGGGCGGGGAAGGGTGCTGGTGTACGGACTGGATACCTCGGAGCCGGGCGACCTCCGCGAGATCCGCCGCCGCGTGGGCATGATACTGCAGGATCCCGACCACCAGGTGGTGGGCGCCACCGTGGAGGACGACGTGGCCTTCGGCCCCGAAAACCTGGGGCTTCCCCGCGAGGAGATAGCCCTGCGGGTGGAGGAGGCCCTGCGCCTGGCAGGCGTCGCCCACCTGCGCGACCGCCAGCCGCACCTGCTCTCGCTGGGGGAGAAGAAGAGGGTGGCCCTGGCCGGGGTGCTGGCCATGCGCCCCCGCATCATCCTCTCCGATGAATCCACCTCCATGCTGGACCCCGCGGGCCGGGCTGAGTTCCTGGACCTCCTCCAGCGCTGGCGAGAGGAGTGGATCATCACCCTGCTGCACGTCACCCACCGCCCGGAGGAATTCCTGCTCGCCGACCGCCTGGTGCTTCTGGAGGAGGGAAGGGTGTCCTTCGACGGCCCGCCCCAACTTTTCCTCTCCCGGCCCGAGCTCCGGGACCGCATCGCGGCGAGCGAGCCGGAACCCCTGCTCCTGTCCCGGGAACTGCGTAAGAAAGGATGGACGCTGCCCGAGTACCCCCGCGGCGTGGATGATATCCTGGAGGGCTTATGGGCCTCGCCCTGA
- a CDS encoding ATP-binding cassette domain-containing protein has translation MGLALRNVHFSYHPGTPLAREVLRGVDLEIREGEILFLLGPSGCGKSTLLLVAAGLLTPQRGTLLLDGKPCDGAGGARARLRQEVGLLLQSPEDQLFADTVEADVAFGLRRAGLSPREVKEKTAAALRSVGLEPSLYFPLSPFGLSRGEMRRVALAGVLVREPRLLFLDEPFSGLDGEGRKRLAALLRELRGAGAGILFVTHEWEEVDLLADRAAVLFEGRLLLQGKKERVLGDREGLRRAGLEPPPRVELLHRLRSRCPSLPPYARDAKEAAEKIDALMRGDRG, from the coding sequence ATGGGCCTCGCCCTGAGGAACGTCCATTTCTCCTACCATCCCGGTACTCCCCTAGCCAGGGAGGTGCTGCGCGGCGTAGACCTGGAGATCCGGGAAGGCGAGATACTCTTTCTACTGGGTCCAAGCGGTTGCGGAAAATCCACCCTTCTCCTGGTGGCGGCGGGACTGCTCACTCCCCAGCGGGGCACCTTGCTCCTGGACGGGAAGCCTTGTGACGGGGCGGGGGGCGCCCGGGCACGTTTGAGGCAGGAGGTGGGATTGCTCCTTCAGTCGCCGGAGGATCAGCTCTTCGCGGACACAGTGGAAGCGGACGTAGCTTTCGGCCTGCGCCGCGCCGGCCTCTCCCCCCGGGAGGTTAAGGAGAAAACGGCCGCGGCCCTGCGGTCCGTGGGGCTGGAACCCTCCCTTTATTTCCCGCTTTCGCCCTTCGGGCTCAGCCGTGGTGAGATGCGCCGGGTGGCCCTGGCCGGGGTGCTGGTGAGGGAACCCCGGCTGCTCTTCCTCGACGAGCCCTTCTCCGGCCTGGACGGCGAGGGGCGGAAACGGCTCGCCGCCCTCCTGCGCGAGCTGCGCGGCGCCGGCGCGGGCATCCTCTTCGTGACCCACGAATGGGAGGAGGTCGACCTCCTGGCGGACCGGGCGGCGGTGCTCTTCGAGGGGCGCCTGCTCCTGCAGGGGAAAAAGGAAAGGGTGCTCGGGGACCGGGAGGGGCTGCGCCGCGCCGGCCTGGAGCCCCCGCCCCGCGTGGAGCTTCTCCACCGCCTGCGATCCAGGTGCCCCTCCCTTCCCCCCTACGCCCGCGACGCGAAGGAAGCGGCGGAGAAAATCGATGCCTTGATGAGGGGTGATAGGGGATGA
- a CDS encoding energy-coupling factor transporter transmembrane protein EcfT, giving the protein MRNLQRIRIGQYYPLSSPVHRLDPRTKLACTLALLISAFLVRRPGGMVLLLVFCLAVVYLAKLPPGQTLSSLRSVAVLLLITGVAQLLFSPGREIWRWGLLSVTNTGLENGVLYSLRLALAVLLLGILTMTTGPVEMLSGLESLAAPLHRLGFPVRDMAMILTAAFRFLPLLLGRAGDIALAQEARGADLSGRNPIRRVLNLVPLLVPLFSACFRDAEELGAALAARGYQGEASRTHYRAMRFRRADLAALAAVAGVVALSLWLPA; this is encoded by the coding sequence ATGAGGAACCTTCAGCGCATCCGGATCGGACAGTATTACCCTCTATCCTCTCCCGTGCACCGCCTGGACCCCAGGACCAAGCTGGCCTGCACCCTGGCCCTCCTGATAAGCGCCTTCCTGGTGCGCCGCCCGGGGGGCATGGTCCTCCTCCTGGTCTTCTGCCTAGCCGTCGTTTACCTGGCCAAGCTCCCCCCGGGGCAGACCCTTTCCTCCCTGCGCTCGGTGGCCGTCCTCCTCCTGATCACTGGGGTCGCCCAGCTCCTCTTCTCCCCCGGGCGGGAGATATGGAGATGGGGGCTCCTTTCCGTCACCAATACCGGGCTGGAGAATGGAGTGCTCTACTCCCTGCGGCTGGCCCTGGCCGTCCTGCTCCTGGGCATACTCACCATGACCACCGGACCGGTGGAGATGCTCTCCGGCCTGGAGTCCCTGGCCGCCCCCCTGCACAGGCTGGGCTTTCCTGTCCGGGACATGGCCATGATCCTGACCGCCGCCTTCCGCTTCCTGCCCCTCCTCCTGGGTCGCGCCGGGGACATAGCCCTGGCCCAGGAGGCGCGGGGTGCCGATCTCTCCGGCCGCAATCCCATTAGGCGGGTGTTAAACCTCGTCCCCCTGCTGGTCCCCCTCTTCTCCGCCTGCTTCCGCGACGCCGAGGAGCTGGGTGCCGCCCTGGCCGCCCGGGGTTACCAGGGCGAAGCGAGCCGCACCCACTACCGGGCGATGCGCTTCCGGCGCGCGGACTTGGCCGCCCTCGCGGCAGTAGCGGGGGTAGTGGCCCTCTCCCTGTGGCTTCCAGCCTGA
- a CDS encoding DUF4234 domain-containing protein produces MEDVPYAVQAGNSLEYQVGARASTDFITDPGTAILLSIVTCGIYGLYIVYKLVQRRDEHFRRMAGVADAAVAALRARAQGREELIAPELAQLEQVRMQMAAMAVERGAAIWLLICMFTGIGYLILYYLLMQDYVQHDVLEAQFFTLMSGALAKLGLAAEAGQAVPSVPRRDFVTFLILTLVTCGIYGLYWMYVMIKDFNDHFMVQVPWEDFLVQALR; encoded by the coding sequence ATGGAAGATGTCCCCTACGCGGTGCAAGCTGGGAACTCCCTCGAATACCAGGTGGGAGCCCGGGCGAGCACGGATTTCATCACCGATCCCGGGACGGCCATCCTGCTCTCCATCGTCACCTGCGGTATCTACGGCCTGTACATCGTCTACAAGCTGGTACAGAGGAGGGACGAACATTTCCGGCGCATGGCCGGGGTGGCCGACGCCGCGGTAGCCGCCCTGCGGGCCAGGGCCCAGGGCAGGGAGGAGCTCATTGCCCCGGAACTTGCCCAGCTGGAGCAGGTGCGCATGCAGATGGCCGCCATGGCTGTGGAGCGGGGGGCTGCCATCTGGCTTCTCATCTGCATGTTCACCGGGATCGGCTACCTGATCCTCTACTACCTGCTCATGCAGGATTACGTGCAGCACGACGTCCTGGAGGCCCAGTTCTTCACCCTGATGAGCGGGGCGCTGGCCAAGCTGGGGCTGGCCGCGGAAGCCGGGCAGGCGGTGCCTTCCGTGCCCCGGCGGGATTTCGTCACCTTCCTGATCCTCACCCTCGTCACCTGCGGCATCTACGGCCTCTACTGGATGTACGTGATGATCAAGGACTTCAACGACCACTTCATGGTCCAGGTGCCCTGGGAGGACTTCCTGGTCCAAGCCCTGCGTTGA
- a CDS encoding DUF2752 domain-containing protein produces the protein MPVKEPGRGSPTEVRRLASGRFVRDEDEAFLAGGTLVLAASFLYPYLQGWVERLSPGCLFRHLTGLPCLLCGMSRSFAAASHGRLAEAFRYHLLGPPLYFLVTVVTLGLFLEWVVGRPLLPRPGEEARRRLARAGLVLLAAAWVARLLLFGVEV, from the coding sequence ATGCCGGTTAAGGAACCGGGGAGAGGCTCGCCGACGGAAGTCAGACGGCTGGCGAGCGGCCGCTTCGTCCGGGATGAGGATGAGGCGTTCCTGGCGGGAGGAACCCTGGTCCTCGCCGCCTCCTTTCTCTATCCCTACCTGCAGGGGTGGGTGGAACGCCTCTCCCCCGGGTGTCTTTTCCGCCACCTCACCGGCCTTCCCTGCCTGCTGTGCGGGATGTCGCGCAGCTTCGCCGCCGCCTCCCATGGACGCCTCGCGGAGGCCTTCCGTTACCACTTGCTGGGCCCACCATTGTATTTCCTGGTGACGGTGGTCACCCTGGGGCTTTTCCTGGAGTGGGTGGTCGGACGACCTTTGCTGCCCCGGCCAGGGGAAGAGGCCCGGAGGCGCCTGGCGAGAGCAGGATTGGTCTTGCTTGCGGCGGCCTGGGTGGCCCGACTGCTGCTCTTCGGCGTGGAAGTTTGA
- a CDS encoding prepilin-type N-terminal cleavage/methylation domain-containing protein, producing the protein MRSRRHGEQDGFSVVEMMMVLLIIGILLGIAFVSYSFSLDRTRQTACRANLKTIREAIRMYEAKNGAYPPSLRDLAPEYLEGGFDFRCPRSGQDYLYDPLEGEVRCPYHQDL; encoded by the coding sequence ATGAGAAGCCGGCGCCATGGCGAGCAGGATGGTTTCTCCGTCGTGGAGATGATGATGGTCCTCCTGATCATCGGCATCCTCCTGGGCATCGCCTTCGTCTCCTATTCCTTCTCCCTGGACCGCACCAGGCAGACCGCCTGCCGCGCCAACCTCAAGACCATAAGGGAGGCGATCCGTATGTACGAGGCCAAGAACGGAGCCTACCCCCCTTCCCTCCGGGACCTGGCACCCGAGTACTTGGAGGGGGGCTTCGACTTCCGCTGCCCCAGGTCGGGACAGGATTACCTCTACGATCCGTTGGAGGGCGAGGTACGGTGTCCGTATCACCAGGACCTGTGA
- a CDS encoding SoxR reducing system RseC family protein, with translation MECRGLVVGREDGRVRVRVAGAECAECGACGIFSRCGGREVEFTAHDETGAQEGEEVVLDIPDRAVLLSFLAAFGIPLLSMAAAYLLVYFLFLAVGGSVHQGAAVITAAAAGGGSFWWSVRLAGKRVIHPRVISVFGKGPSLTEGRKGTD, from the coding sequence ATGGAATGCAGGGGTCTGGTCGTCGGCCGCGAGGACGGGCGGGTCCGGGTGCGCGTGGCGGGAGCGGAATGCGCCGAATGCGGAGCGTGCGGTATCTTTTCCCGGTGCGGCGGCCGGGAGGTTGAGTTCACGGCCCACGACGAAACGGGAGCCCAAGAGGGGGAGGAGGTGGTTCTGGACATCCCCGACCGCGCCGTGCTCCTCTCCTTCCTTGCGGCCTTCGGGATTCCCCTCCTATCCATGGCCGCCGCTTACCTGCTCGTGTACTTCCTCTTCCTCGCCGTTGGTGGAAGCGTTCACCAGGGCGCGGCGGTTATCACCGCGGCGGCCGCCGGAGGAGGCTCCTTCTGGTGGAGCGTCAGGCTGGCGGGGAAGAGGGTTATCCACCCTCGTGTGATTTCCGTGTTTGGGAAGGGCCCTTCCCTGACCGAGGGGCGAAAGGGAACGGATTAG
- the rsxC gene encoding electron transport complex subunit RsxC has protein sequence MRIGAGINAGLRKRIRGGVHPPDNKHLTADKPIIRMEAPELVTIPLRQHIGAPCSPRVDKGDRVLVGTVIGDSEAFVSAPVHSSVSGTVRGIAPHPHPAGGESPAVIIENDGRYERDPSLQPLEWENMEPEDIRRAVREAGMVGLGGAAFPTHVKLAPPKEFPIDTVILNGAECEPFLTADYRLMLEHTEEVVEGLRIIMKAVGAPRAIIAVEDNKPLAVRRLAEVVRDPAIELRTLRTRYPQGAEKVLITNLLGREVPSGGLPMHVGVVVNNVGTARAITSYFRTGLPLVERVVTVTGSVIREPSNLLVPLGTSFAAAVEACGGFMSHPAKVIMGGPMMGLAQYTLEVPVVKGTSGILALSDEEAAYEIPREPVCIRCGRCVEACPMNLVPTYLAAFSHREKWDEARRLNINDCIECGCCTYTCPTRNPIVQLIKFGKAELARLKAAEERRAREREAAGQQGG, from the coding sequence ATGAGAATCGGGGCAGGGATAAACGCCGGGTTGAGAAAGAGGATCAGGGGTGGAGTCCACCCTCCGGACAACAAGCACCTCACCGCCGATAAACCCATCATCCGCATGGAAGCCCCGGAGCTGGTTACCATCCCCCTCCGCCAGCACATCGGAGCGCCCTGCTCCCCGCGGGTGGACAAGGGAGACCGCGTACTCGTGGGCACGGTGATCGGTGACTCCGAAGCCTTCGTCTCCGCCCCCGTGCATTCCAGCGTCTCGGGAACAGTGCGGGGCATAGCCCCCCATCCCCATCCGGCGGGCGGCGAATCACCGGCAGTGATCATCGAAAACGACGGCCGGTACGAGCGGGATCCCTCCCTTCAGCCGTTGGAATGGGAGAACATGGAGCCCGAGGACATCCGCCGCGCCGTGCGCGAGGCGGGAATGGTGGGGCTGGGAGGGGCCGCCTTTCCCACCCACGTGAAGCTGGCGCCCCCGAAAGAATTCCCCATCGACACGGTAATCCTCAACGGCGCGGAGTGCGAGCCCTTCCTCACCGCCGACTACCGCCTGATGCTCGAACATACCGAGGAGGTGGTGGAAGGGCTGAGGATCATCATGAAGGCCGTGGGGGCCCCCCGGGCTATCATCGCCGTGGAGGACAACAAGCCCCTGGCCGTCCGAAGGTTGGCGGAGGTGGTCCGCGACCCGGCCATCGAGCTGCGCACCCTCAGGACCCGCTACCCGCAGGGCGCGGAGAAGGTGCTCATCACCAACCTGCTGGGCAGGGAGGTCCCCTCCGGGGGGTTGCCCATGCACGTGGGGGTGGTGGTGAACAACGTGGGGACGGCACGGGCCATCACCAGTTACTTCCGGACCGGCCTGCCCCTGGTGGAGAGGGTGGTCACGGTGACCGGCTCGGTGATCCGGGAACCCTCCAACCTCCTGGTTCCCCTGGGTACCAGCTTCGCCGCCGCCGTGGAGGCCTGCGGCGGGTTCATGTCCCACCCGGCCAAGGTTATCATGGGCGGACCCATGATGGGCCTGGCCCAATATACACTGGAGGTTCCGGTGGTCAAGGGAACCTCGGGCATCCTGGCCCTCTCGGACGAGGAAGCGGCGTACGAGATCCCCCGGGAACCGGTGTGCATCCGCTGCGGCCGCTGCGTGGAGGCCTGTCCCATGAACCTGGTCCCCACCTACCTGGCAGCCTTTTCCCACCGCGAGAAATGGGACGAGGCGAGGCGGCTGAACATCAACGACTGCATCGAGTGCGGATGCTGCACTTACACCTGTCCCACGCGTAACCCCATCGTGCAGCTCATAAAGTTCGGAAAGGCGGAACTGGCCCGCCTGAAGGCCGCCGAGGAAAGGCGAGCCCGGGAAAGGGAAGCCGCCGGCCAGCAGGGAGGTTGA
- a CDS encoding RnfABCDGE type electron transport complex subunit D — METSRFIISTSPHIRDPITTRKIMCQVIIALAPVTLYSVIIHGIHGFYVILSSIAGALLGELAVQKARRLPVTLDDCSALLTGLLLALTLPPRVNWWIALVAGLVATVLGKQVFGGLGHNLFNPALVGRAVAFVSWAAYMTAGYVKSAAIGIANTSAHKAIEKAVDVAGGASPLAAMKIVYDPSLSPVGPGGVPHGIQASSYYKPLLFANPWGCLGEVSALLLILGGVYLVFMRIIDWRIPVIYVSTVAALTALTGRDPLFYTLAGGLLIGAIFMATDYTTSPLAPRGKVIYALGLGLVTWLLRFWSNNPEGVMFAILFMNGLVPIIDRYILPRTYGKVPRTKEASGS; from the coding sequence ATGGAGACCTCCAGATTCATAATATCCACTTCCCCTCACATCCGGGACCCCATAACCACCCGGAAGATCATGTGCCAGGTGATCATCGCCCTGGCCCCGGTGACCTTGTATTCGGTCATCATCCACGGCATTCACGGCTTTTACGTCATCCTCTCCTCCATCGCCGGGGCGCTCCTGGGCGAACTGGCGGTGCAGAAGGCCAGGCGCCTCCCAGTGACCCTGGACGACTGCAGCGCCCTGCTCACCGGCCTGCTCCTGGCCCTCACCCTTCCTCCACGGGTCAACTGGTGGATAGCCCTGGTGGCCGGGCTGGTGGCCACCGTGCTGGGAAAACAGGTCTTCGGCGGACTGGGCCACAACCTCTTCAATCCCGCCCTGGTGGGAAGGGCAGTGGCCTTCGTCTCCTGGGCCGCCTACATGACGGCGGGGTACGTAAAATCGGCGGCCATCGGCATTGCCAACACCTCGGCACACAAGGCCATCGAGAAGGCGGTGGACGTGGCCGGAGGAGCCTCCCCGCTGGCGGCCATGAAGATCGTTTACGACCCCTCCCTCAGCCCCGTCGGGCCTGGCGGAGTTCCCCACGGTATCCAGGCTTCTTCCTACTACAAGCCCCTTCTTTTCGCCAATCCCTGGGGATGTTTGGGGGAGGTCTCGGCCCTGCTCCTCATCCTGGGAGGCGTTTACCTGGTGTTCATGCGCATCATCGACTGGAGGATACCGGTCATCTACGTGAGCACGGTGGCCGCGCTCACCGCCCTTACCGGCAGGGACCCCCTCTTCTACACCCTGGCGGGTGGGTTACTCATCGGGGCCATTTTCATGGCCACCGACTACACTACCAGCCCCCTGGCCCCGCGCGGAAAGGTGATCTACGCCCTGGGGCTGGGCCTGGTGACCTGGCTCCTGCGTTTCTGGTCCAACAATCCGGAGGGCGTGATGTTCGCCATCCTCTTCATGAACGGGCTGGTACCCATAATCGACCGCTACATCCTGCCCCGCACCTACGGTAAGGTCCCCAGGACCAAGGAGGCGAGCGGATCATGA
- a CDS encoding FMN-binding protein has protein sequence MMRHVLNLGLRLFLVCAVAAAGLGFTYTVVKDRIAQEEAKRRARAAEAVLSSIQAQPRESEELTALLQPAFPDLLTVFEGLDEAGRRAGYAFVLKSKGYNFITMAVGVDMEGKVTGIKAVSNEETPGLGAVALDSEEYLSNFQGKGPEPLTLKVDVDAWTGATFTSKGITNGVNKALEMWRKLQEGGED, from the coding sequence ATGATGCGCCACGTCCTCAATCTCGGCCTGCGCCTCTTCCTGGTCTGCGCGGTGGCCGCGGCCGGACTGGGGTTCACCTACACCGTGGTCAAGGACCGCATTGCCCAGGAGGAGGCCAAGCGGCGGGCCAGGGCGGCGGAGGCGGTGCTTTCCTCCATACAGGCTCAACCCCGGGAGAGCGAGGAACTGACGGCGCTGCTGCAACCCGCTTTCCCTGACCTCCTGACCGTCTTCGAGGGCCTGGACGAGGCCGGCCGGCGTGCCGGTTACGCCTTCGTACTCAAGAGCAAGGGCTATAACTTCATCACCATGGCCGTAGGGGTGGACATGGAGGGGAAGGTCACCGGCATCAAGGCGGTGAGCAACGAGGAGACCCCGGGGCTGGGGGCGGTGGCCCTGGACTCGGAGGAATATCTCTCCAATTTCCAGGGCAAGGGCCCAGAGCCCCTGACCCTCAAGGTGGACGTGGACGCCTGGACGGGAGCCACCTTCACCTCCAAGGGCATCACCAACGGGGTGAACAAGGCCCTGGAGATGTGGAGAAAACTGCAGGAGGGGGGTGAGGATTGA